TGGTCGgctttaaaaagtgataaacgctaacagttgttagagtTGTTATTACCTTAATGAATGGAAACTGCGGATGAGGTGGAGTTAAATCAATAACTACAGCTATATCCATCAATCTCAACCAAACCAACTGTGCTTCTAACTGCTTCAAATATTCCACTGTATTTACACATGCCTGCATACAAATATACAAACAAACATGATCAGTTCCTTCATGAAATGTCTGCCTTAAATAGTTACCtaaatatttcaggttttaTATGTACCTTCTGTAATGCTGTAGGCTGTTGAGCGCTTAAGTAAGGAACGCATGACTCTAAAACATCACTACAAGCTTTACCACGAATATCCAACTGTTCACGAATAAAACAATTAAGCAGTTAATTCAAGTAAATTTGCTGTGTTTGTAgattgattagtaaatttgatgttttaccTTTTTACAAAGTCTTCCTAAACCGGTCAATAACGCCAACTGCAGTTTATAAGCTACTGTGAATTTGTACGTCTGACCAGATTTAAAACtaatcattgaaaaaaaagaaatgaatatcaaTCAATTTCGTGTTTGACAGCTGCTGCTCTCTGCCGGACGGAGGAACGATGATCACTTACCTTATCACAGACTGAGATCTCAGGAAACTATTCACTTTCGGTAATGCCACTTTTCTTACTCTTTGATTCAGAAAATCACCGCAAACTTCACCCAACTCTTCTAATGTATGAAATGCCTGCAAAAAGACATCCTCGACAGTCAAACTAGCTTAAGCATtcatcacattactgaagtcgcATCTATTTTTGAGTTCGAATTCAATTTACTGAATGTAAGTTCTTGTTTACATTAGTTGTAAACATAATTATCGTCCTATCTATAATTACTGAAGTAACTTCACAGCATAACAGTCAAAATCATTTAGATTCTAGAGGTGGAAATTGAGATGATCACCGACCTTCAGAACGACTTGAGGATTCTCATCTTTGAGACGTTCAACTAAAGGCGGCCATAGTTTGTGAACGATTGGAAGTAATTCATCTGAAACAAGAATAAAACAGTTTATCTTCGTGACGTtttaaataatagaaaatcatgagTATTTGATGCAGGAGACATGAGTTACCTTGATACAGGTGTAAAACCTGTGAACCTATGACAACAGTATCTAATGCTAACAATCGTATCCGTATGATCTCATGAGACATTAAATGAACACAGCGTTCGAGAACTTGTACGACTATTTTCACATGAGTCGGAGCTTCCTTCTTTCCCTCCTCCTCATCAGCAGTGGCGGTatcttcatcatcattcagtgtatcgttagtttcATCCTCGTTTTCATCGATATCGCGACATGATGCGATTTCGTGATCTCGTCGACGCGTGATGAAAAACTGTTTCAGATCTTCAGCCGTGAATTCGCGAACCGTCGGATCATCAACCGATTCATTCTGtatgatacaatacacaaCACGAGTTCAAGGATTACAGCTCTTCACGTGTATGACTGGCAGAGACTGATATTGATCTCAGTATTTCAGAGTTTATGAGCAAAACCTACagttaataagataaaaacccactatctacagattaaaagaatttaaaaacaagaatttatttattcaatctaaaatatatagaatactcGACGTTCTcaaacctgacgatgatctctagggtgagatcgaaacgtcgtgtcttctatatattttagattgaataaataaattcttgtttttaaattcttttaatctgtagatagtgggtttttatcatattatctgttcaccacgtttgagtgtggttatcgttctaaaGCCTACAGTTGATGATATAACAGTTTATTCTGAAATTTTCGACaaaacttcatcatcagagaaatgaGAATAACATAGtgaaaacttcgaaactgtCAGAATAAACTTTTATATCATCACGTGGGTATTGTTCATGAACTTTAAGCGTTGTTTTCTTTGGTTTCCTGAAATGGAAGCCAAGTCATTCACGACACATACAGtagttttctaatttctctcATCGACTTACTTCATTTCTAGCTTTGTCATCGGCCGGAAACCAGCGTTTGATCGCTAGAACTAAACTGTACAAAACCTGCATGAACAATACACCTTCATTGCCGTAATTATCATCTAGACAATCCAATATCTGAAATTAATTACacaatgtatttgaattaaacttTTTGTCCCAGCTACATGTATCTGAGTAGGAGATCACAGACAGGGGCTTGTCACAATGGttaatataattcaaattatcttACGACCTGTAACAACTTGGCCCATGCACCGGTGATTGGTGACAATGAAATAGGCGCTTCATAAATGTCGCAGTTTATCTATGATTATTAATGTATGGGTCCGCTCTAATGACCACAATCCccgtacagtcaaccccccgatataccgccctcccgatataccgccaccccTCCTCTAGCGCCAGGTTTTCTCCATCTCTATAAAAATAAGTAGTAAAacaccccgatataccgccatactctctataccgccaaaatcgttctgcaccgatgagggcggtatatcgggggttgactgtatatataaaataaccgCTGGATAGTGGTTCCACGCTTTATGAATTGTGAAGTTCCTCTGAAAGAGACTTACATCGAGTACAATGTGATAGATGTACGGCAGTAACTGAACGTCGCAATGTTCTAACATAGCTTTCAACACGAGAGGTGTTCGTGGATTCCGCGATAGATGTCTCAATTTTAGAGATATCAAATTCGCCAAATAGTCGCAATTCTGACAGATCAGATCATTCAACGAGCTACAATAATAAACAATGGATTCAAAGTTAGATTGAGATAATGATCAATTGGAAGGGGTGGCTCCACTTTctgcccatttacaaatctcCTGAgctttccctgatttttccatgtgttaacacaaaattccctgagtgaatcagagagatttttaggcttaaaatattacaattcaatcatttttcattgaatcttaTGTTGATAAAGAAACGTGTGGTCAACAGCATCATccgaattccctgagttttccaggtttttggtagaatttttcaaattccccgagttttccctgtttttttctgattccttCAGTCGGCATATGATGGATTTGTGAAGGTACCTGTATCGACAAGAGTTGCAGATATCTAACAATGTGTTGTAAGCAGTTTGACTGATTAAACTATAATCATCACCGAGTTTCTCCATCAGAGGATACAAAACATCGATTAAACTGTTCTTAAAGTCCACACCGAGCACCTACAAATAAATTAACAAAACATTCAGAAAGAAAGCTCATCATTCTACAATAACTGATACAGTACAGTAGTGTAAGGTACCTTAGCGAAGTTTCCGAGACCCTCAATGAGCAGACACGTCTGTAAGATACTGTCATGAAGTATCAGCGGTGTTGTGTTAGTTTGTTGAATTGTCGCTATAGCTAACAGTTCATCGACGCTacaccgctgctgctgctgctgctgctgctcctgcTGCCAGTGATTTTGATCACAGTTGCGCTGATAAGTAGAAGAACAAGTTGAATTCCATAAAGTGTCCGACAAATATTCACTAATCACTGCactgaaaaatacaacaaatataATTCACAGCAACATCAAACTAATAAATCCCAGAGAtgcatacatatatacacacataccTGACTACTCGCTGATCAACAGATGTGATCTGTTTCTCAGTAAACAGAGTATTGTCATTGATGCGTCCAGTTAATCCAAAcacaatttcattaatcaCTAATATCGCTTGTTTTCTGTAAACACTTGATGCGTGAACTTGTTCCAAGAAATGATCCAAAAGCACATCGATATCACCTAGAAATCAGAGAGAAATATACACAACCTGACCAGCAGTGACCGGGAGTAGTGACCAATGAATGACTTACCGTAATATCCCAGACATCTACAAGCCGTTAGTAATTGTTTTTGTATGTTCTTATccgtgaaatatttaaaagatttcATCGGCAGTTGAATATAGCAGTCCTGCGCTGTAATATTGATAGCATCGGTTGGAACTGAAACGACGTAATACATACCGGGGTAATACATTAATCAGATACATTTATCAGTGTAGGTAATACATTTATCAGTGTGTCATTAGGTACTTTCAGTGCTTTCACATATTACGGTATTACCTGTAGATAGAGTATCAGATAATACTTTGATCTGTGAagatggatccagttctagtGATTGTAACAGAGCGATCGACAGACGTTCTAAATGACTGTATGACTGCAGTAGACTGCTTACTCTTGTCCCTACACAAATATACAGAAAACAGTGAACTTTAAGAGAGAAACTCTTGGTAGAGCAAACTCTGAATGTGGGATATTTGTAAATTACCGAGAAGTTTCAGATATCCTGTTAGTAACTGAAGAGTTGATAGTATGACATCATCACCTGAAAAAAAGTCGattcaaatattgatttgaagTTTGAAACCATTAAATAAACACTCTGTGTTGATGATATAGAAATTCCTTCCTTTTTTTAAGAAAGGTTaaaagttaatgatttatctttcGTTGttaagaattgataatatagaaattttAACACTTCTTCCTTTCGTCAGTACTTTATCTACCATTAACGATTTATCTTTCGATGTCATCTTTATTCCTGCAGAGTGGAATTCTAGCTAACCGAAAAAAGAACCTGGGACCGCAACCCCGAACGGTTACCTGCAGTTCTGATAACTCGAGGTAGACTGGTCAGTAAAACGAGCAGATTCTCTTCCAGAATTTCTAGCAACAATTTGTTCGTTTTTTCATCTTGAGCCGcttcaaaattcttcaatgCATCGTGACTAGCTCGTTTAACACTTGAATATTCATCACCGATAAATGATACAAGAACTTCTAACAGTTTAGGGACACTTTTCAccaaaattctgtaaaataatcAGTTACATTACAATTACATATACTCCTTATGAATTTTTTCGGTTGACAAGTACAATGTATTAATTAGAATGATAGAGTGAAACCCGCTTATGCTTGGTCAGTTCGGGTGGATCAAATACAATCAGTTTATGAGGAGATAaccaaataaaacatcataTTTCAGATATATTGATGTATAGATGGATCATACAATCAATACTATCCAGATTGTGGAGCGGTATGGCCGAGCggttagagcgttcgactctgggaagccaggtcgttggttcgaaccccgtacattgctgtagtgtcctcgggcaagatacttatcctcattgcctctctccacccaggagtaaagcGCTCCGAGCAGCCTGGCTGGATTTAGCCctatataagacacatattattattattatatatatagatttgaTCAAACTCCAAGATGGTTTGACTGTAAACACTTATGTAGAAGTGTAAGATAAAACTGTAGCTCTGAACTTACTTCGAAGAGTTATTTAAAAGCTGTTTTGCCCACTCTATTGCTGCGAGACGTATTTTCCATTGACTGTGACCGATCACAAATGTAGCAACGCGAGTTATTAAAACATGTAATTTATCAGCAGTTTCACGCGCCCATTTCTCATCTCTAACTATCACCAAATCTTTAAGCTTTTCATTCATCAGTCCTGCAAAAGAACAGATTCAATATTCATCTGAATCATTCTACTACAGTTTGATGTAGAGTAAAAAGCAAGGTTTACCACCACTATTATTGTCGCTTGTCTTTAATTCCAGTTCAGTCATTCGTAGTAATTCATCATTTAATATGAAAGTGACGATCTTCGACCAGGAATGAAGCGCCAACTAGAAATTAGAAGGACATATTAAATGGGTCACGTTGGATTATCGAGAATAATGTAGCTTGTACACCATACAAACCTGAATCAATGAAATGCCTTGTTTGGTATCAGTAGTGATAACCTGTACGAGACCAATAGCGATTCCTGGTAGAAATGAGGCTGCTATGTTACTAGTATTCCACTCCTCaccttcaaataaaacatttgattcATCACAACTCAAACAGTCAACCTCCTGTGTACCACCTGTCACATTGGTGATTTAAGATTTTGctggtatagagagtatggcggtagaTCAGGGGTTTGGAAGGACGGGGGATTGATTTAACGACAAAAATCTGTACCTGGCAAAAATCTTCAACATGATGAAGTTGGCCAGTAATAAGTAGAAGTAGAAATACCTTGTTGTTTACAGTGTGTGAGTTCTAATAAACTCTCAACTGCTGCAGTTCGTAatgatttcagtttttcatGCTGCGCGAATCCAATCATTAAACTAATCGCGTGACCGATCAACGCCAGATTCTCATTACAGAAAAACGCTTTCAAAACACTGGAAAATATTCCATCAAAACCATTAAACCTAATATCAAAATGAGTTCAGAACATGTGCATCTCTAATTACATAGTCAGGTACTTACTTTTGATCTGAACGATTTAATAAGGTTTTTATGAGACAAACAGAATAGAACTTTTCTTCTTCACTGActggaaaaaagaaaataaatcaaatttgcaatatattgttttttatatttaaacatccaaatttagaattgGTATATGTCTTACGATTTCTAGCTGCAGTTGGCGTGTAATGCGGAGATGGCCCCTGAGTCGTTGAACGATGTTGAGATGGCCCCAGGATGATCGTATAAGCCGTGAAAACGTCGATGAATAATTTCGGGATTCGGATCATAGTTCGTTCCACGACGTATCGAATACATTCAGTCACAGAGCAGAATAATTCCTCAGAGCtgaaaaatgaacaatatcaaattcaaaataagtttaaaaaCCTAATCTTTATTCTGGACAGAGTTTCATGAAGGAAATCGACTTAAAGTAAACATGGTGGCTACGAGTTAGTTATCTAATCATTGGTGGTattaagcttttataatcagacgggtttaaaccatccttgtggcttgtgaaaatatctgatcatgaaactaaaccactaGTCTGTGGTCGATTAGGTAATTAACTAACCACATAGATGATAGACAGGTTACCGCACTGACTAGGTGCTCACTGACCTGGAAACTTAGGGAATCAGaagaatcagggaattttgacGAATTTTTTTGAGTTActaaatcaaattgaaaagttAATCATTTACTTTCTAAACTGACTGATAACttattttgtaaaacaaaTCAATTATCTATTGTCATTTTGTGAATGTGATATTTATTGATGTTAattattcaggaaataaatgaataaatgttgTTTATGGGCTACTCACATTTTCAGTTGTTGTTTGAGTATAAGCTGAAGTGGGAATATGATATAAAGTTGCATGTCTTGTAGTTCGTCatctttacattttttcagCGTTGCTCGCAATTTCTCGACGCTTTcaactgaaaatgatttcgtcAACTCGACACAAATCGGTTTTAACTCGTGAAATGACATGACTTTcgttcacccagtcctggtcGTCTCCACagggtacatcagacactaaggacTACAAGGTTATTGGTGAAAACTCAAAGAACTTCGAACGAAGCTCTCACTCTCAGTTCATTGCGAACTACAAATCgataattcaattattaatgGGACTCGTTGTGTTGATTATTCTCCTGAGGTTAACTTGCTTTAATTGCGTCACTAATAACAGAATGACAATTCCTCAAAGATGACCAATCTCCTTATTTCGATCAATTCGTAAAAAAATTAATCGGGGACATATCATTATTGAGGAGTGCTAATCTGGGGACATATGATGAATATAGACGGCTTTGTCAAACTAAAACAAGTCTAAGGATTTATACAGGTTCAGGTATTGGACTTTAGTTCAGCGGcgagtaaatattttttcctaGGTGAGAATATGCCAAGTGCCACTGAACACATGAACACATACGACCGCAATCCGGGGAAAGTGGAAACTGCAATGAATGGAAACAGCTTagttaatgtctatttcaacatGACTTGAGAGCACATCACTCATCATCATTAGGACCTGAGAAAGGACTGGCAGGTGACCTAACATCGACTCTATCCATTCTTCACTGTATTCAAGGATTGCAAAAGTCTGCATTAAAGGGGGTTCATGAGAGAGGATCGACTCTATACGGAGCCCCTGTGCTAATTATACCTCAAAATCTCTATGGTTTCAATGATTGTCCTacttatgtatatatttaggTCTCCTCGTTTGGGAAAGTGTCCCTGGTATCCTAAGTGTCCCTGCATCCTAAGAAGAAATTGTGATACTGAATCGATTCACAGTCAATACGTCACCGAAATACGGGTTTCAAATGATAGGTCATTTCAGTTTGCACACTACAAATCTTATTCTAGGGCGAATTCTTATTGTATAATTTAATTTAATCATTTGGAATCTCTGGATGCCAATCCGCCCGACCACCGTCgatcatttcaaaacattacATTACTAGGCTTACAATTTACTTGCCACCAAACAGCGTCGTGCGCGCAGTTTTTCTGAAACTTCTACTCGCGAtcatataaatgataaaattaatCGCTGAATCGATTGGAGTCAAATTGTTTAAAACGACGAACATTTTCCACATCGTCGGTGTGATTTCGTATTTAACAAAATAGTTGAAAATTCTGGAAATAATTGTCGGTGATTCGCAGACGAGATAAATAACTGTAGCTATGATCACTAGTTGTGTAGCTTTTGTGTTTGCATTCGTTTCCGTTTTCGGCGTCGATGACGCCatggattttctattttttataGAACGACTGATCGACCACAGCAAAATCGTGTTTGCCAACATGAGAATTATCATCGGCGCGTTAACTGTAACTATCAAATAAATCACCGTGGAGCTCAGGTCCATTGATTTATCTTTCTCGAATTTAAGATAAGTCGCgctcgacgacgacgaatctTCCGGACATTTAATCGGGATAATACGACCACCGAAATAACGATCGATATAAATCCCCGCCGATACGATCACAATTATCGCTATACTTAAATTAACAAACTTTCTACCGACGTTTCGTCTGGACCAGAACGGCAATAAAACGTGCAAGCACCGAACAACTGCCGATAGAACTACCATCCAATTACGAATGTTCACCGTTGACTTGTAGCTGGCGACGCTGAGCCAGTTCCAGATTGGAAAGATGCCAAAATCCGGTCGACGAAACACTTCATCTCCATtgatcatttggaaaataagTCGACGCAATGGTCTATCgagaaatatgtttaaaagatACACCGTATCGGCTATCGACAGCAGTGTGAGCAGATAAATAGCCTGCCCGCTTTCCGTCATTTTTCGAAGaacaaaaattccaaaaacgTTCAAAAATATACCCAAAATACAGATTGTACCGATACCGTACGATACGGCATAATGATAGTAGACTTGTAATTCATCAATCGGACATCGAGAATAATTCATAGCGCGCGAGTGGCTGCGTTTAGACATTGTGCTTTAGAAAATGTGTGGAAAGTTGATAATGAATGATGAAGCGCGTAATACTCTTCATCTGAAAGGGATATGAATGTTATATGAGATCTTGATAttgtgtttataatacaaaagcATTGATTTACCAATTTatcatttgttcattttctctAAATTGGATTTGCCGTCGCATTCGACACGACTCTGAAATTCCGATTAAGTTGAATGAAATGAGGGACATGTGAATAGACggtttataaatgaaattgccGATGTAAAAGTTTTCCGTAGAACTTTATGTTGCAAATATAATTTAGCTAGAAATATCGCAGAtaaaattgtttcaaatacACGACTATATCGCGACAGGAAAGTAAAGAGTGTAAACTGGATATTTCATCAGAATCAGTCACATTTAGATCGGGTTCGAAACTGGTCCGTTCCTGTTCGTGCTCAGAATCATAGATCGCCATTTATTCAAAAGTGACTTTATCCGTTTCTCATATTCATAGCCAAGAATAGGAATTAGAAGATGGTGCTCGAATCCCTGACACCGGCGCCTCTAGTCAGAGCCGCGAGGGTTCGAACCAAATTATCCTCCATTAAGCATCCAATAGCTCTAATTCATATGTATCGATTATCGAAACATCGCACCACTAAATTCTAAAGACTGAACCGCTGTGACcgatattttattttaaaaaaagcgATAAGAACGTCTTACATATAAATTAAACAGTGGAGGAGAAAtgaacaatttcatatttcaatatatacgTTTAAATTGTTGCCTCTTTCCCGattaatgaaacaaaatgTAGTTTTATCTCAAACGTATTGTTTACAAGTTGTTAAGATTGTCTATTGGCCATTTCATGTGTAAGCTGTTGGTCTATTGTTTTATGATCAGTAGTCAGATAAGGTTCTTTCAGCTCATCAGATCGGTGTTGATGGTCGTCGTCGGTGTTTTCgattttattcatcattctTGCGACTAAGTTTCCTCCTCTCTTCGACGGTGACGGAGTTCGAAGAGCCGCCGCGTGGGTTGTAGGATTTTCAGCGCCAGTAGTAAATCCGCTCTGTCTAGATGTACTACTAACGGTGTCATCACGAACTGTGACCACGGCGGCGTTGATATTCTCCAAATCATGTCCACCGGCAGCAGTAGCGACATCAGATTCGATGTAATCGTTAAGACGTATTTGTGTATCGCTACTGCTCAATCGCTTGCCTCCCGCGCGGTGTTTCAGACCAAATGATTCATTTCTATCGTCGAATCTCGTGAATGTGGACCCAGTGTTCGCGCGTGTATCTGTTCTATTCGAGGTCGTCGGTTTCCTAATCTCAATCGGTATTTCATACCCGTCATCGTGCATGAAATAATCACCTCGTTTATTCATATATCTCCCACTAAACTGATCGATAGTTTCGTATTCATTTTCCTTCGAATTTAAGAATCTCAGTTTCTTTTTGATGCGGTTTTTGTCCTCGGATTCCGGTGATTTGTGAACGAACGGAAACTTGTTTTTCGGGGTGGAACTTGTGAGAATCTCGGCGTAGATCGGTTCTGTTGCGGCTGCTGTTTGATTGTGGAATCTGATGAACTCTTGAGCTGAGATCTCTTGAAGGGAATCATCCATCGATACGACCGAACTAGCGACACTTAACAATACATCAGTGGAAACTATCTTCTTCGTGGGGGTCACAACTGATTCATTGTAATTCTCATTCATCTGAAACAATTAGATGTGTAAAATCaagactcagttctacagtggTGAGTAAAACGTGACTAATGCATCACTCTGGAATTGACTTGACCAAAATGTGTAACTGGCACCcaaaatttagtttttaataTTGGATTTCCTAAAAAAAACTAGACCATTTGTACTTTGTTCACGTCTGATATGAATGTAAAACAGGTTGATTACCTGCTGTTGCCCATCATTTATTAAATCTGTCGTTAAGACTTCGTTTTGGTTTTGAGATTGTTCGTCTGCTTGTCTTTCGTGTAACTTGTCGTCAGACAAATTGGCAGCGTCAATGACTCCCCAAAATTCTAAAATCACAAGATTAAACATCGTCAAAAACAAGACCCCGGCCGAACCGATC
This Tubulanus polymorphus chromosome 7, tnTubPoly1.2, whole genome shotgun sequence DNA region includes the following protein-coding sequences:
- the LOC141908278 gene encoding TELO2-interacting protein 1 homolog, which gives rise to MSFHELKPICVELTKSFSVESVEKLRATLKKCKDDELQDMQLYIIFPLQLILKQQLKISEELFCSVTECIRYVVERTMIRIPKLFIDVFTAYTIILGPSQHRSTTQGPSPHYTPTAARNLSEEEKFYSVCLIKTLLNRSDQNVLKAFFCNENLALIGHAISLMIGFAQHEKLKSLRTAAVESLLELTHCKQQGEEWNTSNIAASFLPGIAIGLVQVITTDTKQGISLIQLALHSWSKIVTFILNDELLRMTELELKTSDNNSGGLMNEKLKDLVIVRDEKWARETADKLHVLITRVATFVIGHSQWKIRLAAIEWAKQLLNNSSKILVKSVPKLLEVLVSFIGDEYSSVKRASHDALKNFEAAQDEKTNKLLLEILEENLLVLLTSLPRVIRTAGDDVILSTLQLLTGYLKLLGTRVSSLLQSYSHLERLSIALLQSLELDPSSQIKVLSDTLSTVPTDAINITAQDCYIQLPMKSFKYFTDKNIQKQLLTACRCLGYYGDIDVLLDHFLEQVHASSVYRKQAILVINEIVFGLTGRINDNTLFTEKQITSVDQRVVSAVISEYLSDTLWNSTCSSTYQRNCDQNHWQQEQQQQQQQRCSVDELLAIATIQQTNTTPLILHDSILQTCLLIEGLGNFAKVLGVDFKNSLIDVLYPLMEKLGDDYSLISQTAYNTLLDICNSCRYSSLNDLICQNCDYLANLISLKLRHLSRNPRTPLVLKAMLEHCDVQLLPYIYHIVLDILDCLDDNYGNEGVLFMQVLYSLVLAIKRWFPADDKARNENESVDDPTVREFTAEDLKQFFITRRRDHEIASCRDIDENEDETNDTLNDDEDTATADEEEGKKEAPTHVKIVVQVLERCVHLMSHEIIRIRLLALDTVVIGSQVLHLYQDELLPIVHKLWPPLVERLKDENPQVVLKAFHTLEELGEVCGDFLNQRVRKVALPKVNSFLRSQSVISFKSGQTYKFTVAYKLQLALLTGLGRLCKKLDIRGKACSDVLESCVPYLSAQQPTALQKACVNTVEYLKQLEAQLVWLRLMDIAVVIDLTPPHPQFPFIKFAGSRNRNEFTDNVTKLIRS
- the LOC141908422 gene encoding uncharacterized protein LOC141908422, with protein sequence MSKRSHSRAMNYSRCPIDELQVYYHYAVSYGIGTICILGIFLNVFGIFVLRKMTESGQAIYLLTLLSIADTVYLLNIFLDRPLRRLIFQMINGDEVFRRPDFGIFPIWNWLSVASYKSTVNIRNWMVVLSAVVRCLHVLLPFWSRRNVGRKFVNLSIAIIVIVSAGIYIDRYFGGRIIPIKCPEDSSSSSATYLKFEKDKSMDLSSTVIYLIVTVNAPMIILMLANTILLWSISRSIKNRKSMASSTPKTETNANTKATQLVIIATVIYLVCESPTIISRIFNYFVKYEITPTMWKMFVVLNNLTPIDSAINFIIYMIASRSFRKTARTTLFGGK